Proteins from a genomic interval of Clostridium sp. AN503:
- a CDS encoding helix-turn-helix domain-containing protein, with protein MGARNLEEELIAEGIRQLKENGMDGFSARAVADACHVSCAAPFKYFKGRQEFFLTISRRLDEELSKSMEAVRDRFPGRYKEAHLAMNEAYIGCLCKYPFLIDPSFWHTIDETQLGIRKWKSFRMMADQFRFYCREHNLSKELERAYYFNFQTLAYGSAFVINSGLMLEGERPEDRIRELQQRIYENLEKTAGR; from the coding sequence ATGGGTGCAAGGAATCTGGAAGAAGAACTGATCGCGGAGGGTATCCGCCAGCTTAAGGAAAACGGTATGGACGGGTTTTCAGCAAGGGCGGTGGCGGATGCCTGCCATGTCTCCTGCGCGGCTCCTTTTAAATATTTTAAGGGGCGGCAGGAGTTTTTTCTGACCATTTCCCGGCGTCTGGATGAGGAATTGTCAAAGTCCATGGAGGCGGTCAGGGACCGTTTCCCGGGCAGGTATAAAGAGGCTCATCTGGCGATGAATGAAGCGTACATCGGCTGCCTTTGCAAGTATCCGTTTCTGATCGACCCGTCGTTCTGGCATACGATCGATGAGACACAGCTCGGGATCCGCAAATGGAAAAGCTTTCGCATGATGGCGGACCAGTTCCGTTTTTATTGCCGGGAGCATAATCTTTCAAAGGAACTGGAGCGGGCTTATTACTTTAATTTTCAGACGTTGGCGTATGGGAGCGCCTTCGTCATCAACAGCGGCCTGATGCTGGAGGGCGAGCGGCCGGAGGACCGGATCCGGGAGCTTCAGCAGCGGATCTATGAGAATCTGGAAAAGACGGCGGGGCGATAA
- a CDS encoding PHP domain-containing protein has product MTRRCGFTGRAMVDLSYDLHIHSCLSPCGDDDMTPGNIVGMAAIKGLDVIAVTDHNSCKNCPAVLKLAQEYGVMAIPGMEINTSEEVHAVCLFPELSQAMDFDAYVYERLMRFPNNEAIFGKQQICDENDEWVGTEPYLLINSADISFDGLWELTESFGGVMFPAHIEKTANSLIANLGFVPPDSRFKTAEVKDLKKLHQVRKENPYLEGCRIVSNSDAHYLEHIHEPELTLPVRERSVQAVIDYLKGI; this is encoded by the coding sequence TTGACGCGGCGCTGTGGGTTTACAGGCAGGGCCATGGTTGACTTAAGCTATGACCTGCATATCCATTCCTGCCTTTCCCCGTGCGGGGATGATGATATGACACCGGGCAATATCGTGGGCATGGCAGCCATCAAGGGGCTGGATGTGATCGCGGTGACAGACCACAACTCCTGCAAAAACTGCCCGGCGGTGTTAAAGCTTGCGCAGGAGTATGGCGTGATGGCGATCCCCGGCATGGAGATCAATACTTCGGAGGAGGTTCACGCCGTATGCCTGTTCCCGGAGCTTTCCCAGGCTATGGATTTTGACGCATATGTGTATGAACGGCTGATGAGATTTCCCAACAACGAGGCTATTTTCGGGAAACAGCAGATCTGTGATGAGAATGACGAGTGGGTGGGGACGGAGCCGTACCTTTTGATCAACAGCGCGGACATTTCCTTTGACGGCCTGTGGGAACTCACGGAGTCCTTTGGCGGGGTTATGTTCCCCGCTCATATTGAAAAAACGGCGAACAGCCTGATTGCGAATCTGGGATTTGTGCCGCCGGACAGCCGTTTTAAAACGGCGGAGGTAAAGGATCTAAAAAAGCTCCATCAGGTGAGGAAGGAAAACCCTTATCTGGAAGGGTGCCGGATCGTCAGCAATTCGGACGCCCATTATCTGGAGCACATCCATGAACCGGAGCTCACGCTCCCTGTGCGGGAGCGGTCTGTGCAGGCAGTGATCGATTATCTGAAAGGAATTTAA
- a CDS encoding [Fe-Fe] hydrogenase large subunit C-terminal domain-containing protein codes for MDKFYHSVRLDEELCKGCINCIKRCPTQAIRVRGGKAQINGKFCIDCGECIRVCPHHAKRATYDKLDVMKQYRYTVALPAPSLYSQFNNLDDVNIVLNALLLMGFDDVFEVSAAAELVSDATREYLTQHEDNLPIISTACPSVVRLIRVRFPNLIPHLLPLNPPVEVAAMLAAKRAMKQTGFAREDIGICFISPCPSKVTYAKAPLGTEKSEIDHVLAIKEVYPQLLSHMKAVGEDAEELSTSGKIGISWGRSGGEAGGLFTENYLAADGIENVIRVLEDLEDQKFSNLKFVELNACNGGCVGGVLTVENPYVAEVKLKRLRKYMPVARSHMDMEENAEQIVPWTTGVQFEPVFSLGDNMMESFTRLNQVERLCKKFPGLDCGSCGAPTCKALAEDIVRGQASEKDCVYYLRENLHRLSEEVSILADDLHAGNSGGQETLNILKEYIQRISSEMSLLDNRDGDEDL; via the coding sequence TTGGACAAATTTTACCATTCTGTGCGGCTGGATGAGGAGCTGTGCAAGGGCTGCATCAACTGTATCAAGCGCTGTCCCACCCAGGCGATCCGGGTGCGGGGCGGCAAGGCCCAGATCAACGGCAAATTCTGCATAGACTGCGGCGAATGCATCCGTGTCTGTCCGCACCATGCAAAGCGCGCGACTTATGACAAGCTGGATGTGATGAAGCAGTACCGCTACACGGTGGCGCTGCCTGCGCCGTCCCTGTACAGCCAGTTCAACAATTTAGACGATGTGAATATTGTGCTGAATGCCCTTCTTTTGATGGGCTTTGACGATGTGTTTGAGGTCAGCGCGGCGGCAGAGCTGGTCTCGGACGCCACAAGGGAATATCTGACGCAGCATGAGGACAATCTGCCGATCATCAGCACAGCCTGCCCGTCGGTGGTGCGGCTGATCCGGGTCCGGTTCCCCAACCTGATCCCGCATCTGCTGCCATTGAATCCCCCGGTGGAGGTGGCAGCGATGCTGGCGGCAAAGCGGGCCATGAAGCAGACCGGGTTTGCCAGAGAGGACATCGGGATCTGCTTTATTTCCCCGTGCCCGTCCAAGGTGACCTATGCGAAGGCGCCGCTGGGGACGGAGAAAAGCGAGATCGACCATGTGCTGGCGATCAAAGAAGTCTATCCGCAGCTTCTGTCCCATATGAAGGCTGTGGGGGAGGATGCGGAGGAGCTTAGCACCTCCGGCAAGATAGGGATAAGCTGGGGACGGAGCGGCGGTGAAGCGGGAGGTTTATTTACAGAGAATTACCTGGCGGCGGACGGCATCGAGAATGTGATCCGGGTGCTGGAGGATCTGGAGGACCAGAAGTTCTCCAATCTGAAATTTGTGGAGTTAAACGCCTGTAACGGGGGCTGTGTCGGCGGGGTGCTGACTGTGGAGAACCCTTACGTGGCGGAGGTGAAGCTGAAACGCCTGCGCAAATATATGCCGGTGGCGCGAAGCCACATGGATATGGAGGAGAACGCGGAGCAGATCGTGCCCTGGACCACAGGGGTACAGTTTGAGCCGGTGTTCAGCCTGGGAGACAATATGATGGAGAGTTTCACAAGGCTCAACCAGGTGGAACGGCTGTGCAAGAAGTTCCCGGGGCTGGACTGCGGTTCCTGTGGGGCGCCCACCTGCAAGGCCCTGGCAGAAGATATCGTGCGGGGGCAGGCCAGCGAGAAGGACTGCGTCTATTATCTGCGTGAGAATCTGCACCGGCTGTCGGAGGAGGTCTCCATTCTGGCGGACGATCTGCACGCGGGCAATTCAGGAGGCCAGGAGACTTTGAATATCTTAAAGGAGTATATCCAGAGGATCTCCAGCGAGATGTCCCTTTTAGACAACCGGGACGGGGACGAGGATCTGTAA
- a CDS encoding ATP-binding protein, with translation MEDAIVLKYHISPDDFTRAGEASSDVKGKLKQMGVSPEAVRKVAIAMYEGEINMVIHAKGGEITVEITPQRIKMVLDDVGPGIPDVEMAMKAGYSTAPDEVRSLGFGAGMGLPNMKKYTDDMKIETELGVGTVITMEVRLE, from the coding sequence ATGGAAGACGCGATCGTTTTAAAATACCACATTTCCCCGGATGACTTTACCCGCGCGGGCGAGGCCAGCAGCGACGTGAAGGGGAAGCTGAAGCAGATGGGCGTCAGCCCCGAAGCGGTCCGCAAGGTGGCGATCGCCATGTATGAGGGGGAGATCAATATGGTGATCCACGCAAAGGGCGGGGAGATCACCGTGGAGATCACGCCTCAAAGGATCAAGATGGTCTTAGATGACGTGGGACCGGGGATCCCGGATGTGGAGATGGCTATGAAGGCCGGGTACTCTACTGCGCCGGATGAGGTGCGGAGCCTGGGGTTTGGGGCCGGCATGGGGCTTCCCAACATGAAAAAATATACAGACGATATGAAGATAGAGACAGAGCTTGGTGTGGGGACGGTCATCACCATGGAGGTCCGTCTGGAGTAG
- a CDS encoding DRTGG domain-containing protein produces the protein MTARDVQNILGARVLAGEEFLDREVRSACGSDMMSDVLAFSKDHSVLLTGLCNPQVIRTAEMLDIVCLIFVRGKKPDETLIEMAKERDLIVMETGHRMFSACGMLYKAGLGGGAV, from the coding sequence ATGACTGCAAGAGACGTTCAGAATATACTGGGAGCCAGGGTGCTGGCAGGAGAGGAGTTCCTGGACCGGGAGGTCCGGAGCGCATGCGGGTCAGACATGATGAGCGATGTGCTGGCATTTTCCAAAGACCACTCCGTGCTGCTGACCGGCCTGTGCAATCCGCAGGTGATCCGCACGGCGGAAATGCTGGATATCGTCTGCCTGATCTTCGTGCGGGGGAAAAAGCCGGATGAGACGCTCATTGAGATGGCGAAGGAGCGGGACTTGATCGTGATGGAGACCGGTCACCGGATGTTTTCTGCCTGTGGGATGTTATATAAGGCGGGGCTCGGCGGAGGTGCAGTATAA
- a CDS encoding NAD(P)H-dependent oxidoreductase subunit E, which produces MACKKEGVPFSGTPEQEAALKKVIAELKDTKGALMPIMQQAQEIYGYLPIEVQTMISDETGIPLEKIYGVSTFYAQFALQPKGKYQISVCLGTACYVKGSGAIFSKLEELLGITNGECTADGKFSLDSCRCVGACGLAPVMMINDEVYGRLTPDDIPGILAKYQ; this is translated from the coding sequence ATGGCTTGCAAAAAAGAAGGTGTACCTTTCAGCGGGACCCCTGAGCAGGAAGCTGCTTTAAAGAAGGTCATTGCAGAGCTGAAGGACACGAAAGGCGCTTTGATGCCGATCATGCAGCAGGCGCAGGAGATTTATGGTTATCTCCCGATTGAAGTCCAGACCATGATTTCCGATGAGACGGGCATCCCGTTGGAAAAGATTTATGGTGTTTCTACATTTTATGCCCAGTTCGCGCTTCAGCCAAAGGGCAAATATCAGATCTCTGTATGTCTGGGCACCGCATGTTATGTAAAAGGTTCCGGCGCTATCTTTAGCAAACTGGAAGAATTACTCGGTATTACCAACGGGGAATGCACCGCAGATGGGAAGTTTTCTCTGGATTCCTGCCGATGTGTAGGGGCCTGCGGCCTGGCGCCCGTTATGATGATCAACGACGAGGTCTACGGACGTCTTACCCCTGACGATATCCCCGGCATCCTTGCCAAATACCAGTAA
- a CDS encoding ATP-binding protein encodes MMPEISLNILDVAENSTRAGASLIEITVDADMAADRLTVIIRDDGCGMTAEQVSHVTDPFFTSRTTRKVGLGVPFFKYAAESTGGSFTIESQPGKGTTVTAVFVLSHIDRMPLGDITSTIHTLVVYHPESDFLYRYSYCGASFTLDTREFREILGGVPFDEPEISEYIREYLIENKMETDGGAVY; translated from the coding sequence ATGATGCCTGAGATTTCCTTAAATATCCTGGATGTAGCAGAGAATTCCACCCGCGCCGGGGCGTCTCTTATAGAGATCACCGTAGATGCGGACATGGCTGCAGACCGGCTTACCGTGATCATCAGGGATGACGGCTGCGGGATGACGGCAGAGCAGGTATCTCACGTGACAGACCCGTTTTTCACCAGCCGCACGACCCGCAAGGTAGGGCTTGGGGTTCCATTTTTCAAATATGCGGCGGAGAGCACCGGCGGGAGCTTCACCATTGAGTCCCAGCCGGGTAAAGGCACTACGGTGACAGCCGTCTTCGTACTGTCGCACATTGACAGGATGCCGCTCGGGGATATTACCAGCACTATACATACACTGGTGGTCTATCACCCGGAATCTGATTTTCTCTACCGTTACAGCTATTGCGGAGCTTCCTTTACCCTGGATACCCGGGAGTTCAGAGAGATTCTGGGAGGGGTTCCGTTTGACGAGCCGGAGATATCAGAATACATCAGGGAATATTTGATTGAGAACAAGATGGAAACTGACGGCGGCGCCGTCTATTGA
- a CDS encoding (2Fe-2S) ferredoxin domain-containing protein has protein sequence MKSLEELRAIREKMQSQVSMRAEDHAHTRVVVGMATCGIASGARPVLTTLSNLVQEKGLTNKVSVTQTGCIGLCQYEPIVEIMEPGKPKVTYIKMNPDKAAEVVERHLIGGHVVEAYTLASADIK, from the coding sequence ATGAAGAGTCTTGAAGAGTTGAGAGCGATCCGCGAGAAGATGCAGAGCCAGGTGAGCATGCGTGCGGAAGACCATGCCCACACCCGTGTCGTGGTCGGCATGGCTACCTGCGGCATCGCAAGCGGAGCACGGCCGGTCCTGACCACCCTGTCCAACCTGGTACAGGAAAAGGGTCTGACCAATAAAGTATCCGTAACCCAGACTGGCTGTATCGGTTTATGCCAGTATGAGCCGATCGTGGAGATCATGGAACCCGGAAAACCAAAAGTAACCTACATCAAGATGAACCCGGACAAGGCGGCGGAGGTTGTGGAGCGCCACCTGATCGGAGGGCATGTTGTAGAGGCTTACACCTTAGCTTCAGCAGACATCAAATAA
- the nuoF gene encoding NADH-quinone oxidoreductase subunit NuoF — translation MYRSHVLVCGGTGCTSSGSQQIMETLKEEIKKAGLEQEVSVVQTGCHGLCALGPIMIVYPDASFYSMVKVEDIPEIVHEHLLKGRVVTRLLYQETVTQSGVKALVDTDFYKKQHRIALRNCGIINPEVIEEYIGTGGYQALGKVLTEMTPDDVIKCLMDSGLRGRGGGGFPTGLKWKLAKGNDADQKYVCCNADEGDPGAFMDRSILEGDPHAVLEAMAIAGYAIGANQGYIYVRAEYPIAVERLKIAINQAREMELLGKDIFGTGFDFDIDLRLGAGAFVCGEETALMTSIEGNRGEPRPRPPFPAQKGLFGKPTILNNVETYANIPQIIINGPEWFSSMGTEKSKGTKVFALGGKIHNTGLVEIPMGTTLREVIEEIGGGIPNGKKFKAAQTGGPSGGCIPAEHFDIPIDYDNLISIGSMMGSGGLIVMDEDDCMVDIAKFFLEFTVEESCGKCTACRVGTKRMVEMLTKITKGNATMEDLDKLEELCYYVKENSACALGQTAPNPVLSTLHYFRDEYEAHIKEKRCPSGVCKALLSYHIDPDKCKGCTLCARNCPTGAIIGSVKNPHVIDLDKCIKCGACMEKCKFGAIYKQ, via the coding sequence ATGTATCGTTCACATGTATTGGTTTGCGGCGGAACAGGATGTACGTCCTCCGGGAGCCAGCAGATTATGGAAACCCTGAAAGAGGAGATTAAGAAAGCAGGACTGGAACAGGAGGTTTCTGTTGTCCAGACTGGCTGCCACGGTCTCTGTGCACTGGGACCGATTATGATCGTCTATCCGGATGCCAGCTTCTACTCCATGGTCAAAGTAGAAGACATCCCTGAGATCGTACATGAGCATCTGTTAAAAGGCCGTGTTGTTACCAGGCTGTTATACCAGGAGACTGTGACCCAGTCCGGCGTCAAGGCTTTGGTAGACACCGACTTCTATAAGAAACAGCACCGCATCGCACTGCGCAACTGCGGTATCATCAACCCGGAAGTGATCGAGGAGTATATCGGTACCGGCGGCTACCAGGCCCTGGGCAAGGTACTCACCGAGATGACCCCCGATGACGTGATCAAGTGCCTGATGGATTCCGGCCTGCGCGGCAGAGGCGGCGGCGGCTTCCCCACCGGCCTCAAATGGAAGCTGGCCAAGGGCAATGACGCCGACCAGAAATATGTCTGCTGTAACGCCGATGAGGGCGACCCGGGCGCATTCATGGACCGTTCCATCTTAGAGGGCGACCCGCACGCAGTCCTGGAGGCCATGGCGATCGCAGGTTACGCCATCGGCGCCAACCAGGGTTACATATATGTGCGTGCCGAGTATCCGATCGCTGTAGAGCGTCTGAAGATCGCCATCAACCAGGCAAGGGAGATGGAGCTTCTCGGCAAGGATATCTTCGGTACAGGTTTTGATTTTGACATAGACTTAAGACTGGGCGCAGGCGCGTTCGTCTGCGGCGAGGAGACTGCGCTTATGACCTCCATCGAGGGCAACCGCGGTGAGCCAAGGCCGAGACCTCCGTTCCCGGCACAGAAGGGCCTGTTTGGCAAGCCCACCATTTTGAACAACGTAGAGACCTACGCCAACATCCCGCAGATCATCATCAACGGGCCGGAGTGGTTCTCCTCCATGGGTACGGAGAAGTCCAAGGGCACCAAGGTGTTCGCACTGGGCGGCAAGATCCACAACACCGGACTGGTGGAGATTCCCATGGGTACCACCCTCCGCGAGGTCATCGAGGAGATCGGCGGCGGCATCCCGAACGGCAAGAAGTTCAAGGCGGCACAGACCGGCGGTCCTTCCGGCGGATGTATCCCGGCAGAGCATTTTGACATTCCGATCGACTACGACAACCTGATCTCCATCGGTTCCATGATGGGTTCCGGCGGCCTGATCGTTATGGACGAAGACGACTGTATGGTGGATATCGCCAAGTTCTTCCTGGAGTTTACCGTTGAGGAGTCCTGCGGCAAATGTACTGCATGCCGCGTAGGCACCAAGCGCATGGTGGAGATGCTGACCAAGATCACCAAAGGCAACGCTACCATGGAAGATTTAGATAAGCTGGAAGAGCTGTGCTACTATGTGAAAGAGAATTCCGCCTGTGCGCTGGGCCAGACCGCACCGAACCCGGTACTGTCCACCCTCCACTACTTCCGGGATGAATACGAAGCCCATATCAAAGAGAAACGGTGCCCGTCAGGCGTTTGTAAGGCACTGCTCTCCTACCACATTGACCCGGATAAATGTAAAGGCTGTACCTTGTGCGCAAGGAACTGCCCGACGGGCGCCATCATCGGCTCCGTCAAGAATCCACATGTCATCGACCTGGATAAATGTATCAAGTGCGGTGCCTGCATGGAGAAATGTAAATTCGGTGCAATCTACAAACAGTAA
- a CDS encoding NADH-dependent [FeFe] hydrogenase, group A6 — MENITIKINGIEVSAPKGSTILEAARLAQIEIPTLCFLKEINEIAACRMCVVEVKGARSLVASCVYPINENMEVWTNTPKVLDSRRKTLQLLLSNHDRKCLSCVRSGNCELQQMAKELGVEDEAYYDGERTPSCVDDSAVHMIRDNSKCILCRRCVAVCEKIQGIGVIGANERGFETSIGSAFNMGLGETSCVSCGQCIAVCPTGALQEKSQVDEVLAAIADPKKHVIVQTAPAVRAGLGEEFGYPIGTNVEGKMAAALRRIGFDKVFDTNFSADLTIMEEAHEFLDRVQNGGVLPMITSCSPGWIKYCEHYFPDMTENLSSCKSPQQMFGAIAKSYYAEKEGLNPEDIVSVSIMPCTAKKFEVQRPDQAANGVPDVDYSLTTRELARMIRKVGLKFQNLPDEGFDAPLGLGTGAAVIFGATGGVMEAALRTAVETLTGEELANLDFTDVRGIAGIKEATYPVAGLDVKVAVASGLGNARKLLEKVKAGEADYHFIEIMGCPGGCVNGGGQPQQPGYVRNTVDIRAMRAKVLYDADKDNPIRKSHENPAIKELYATYLGEPGSEKAHHLLHTTYVKRKINNN; from the coding sequence ATGGAGAATATTACAATTAAAATTAACGGCATAGAAGTAAGCGCTCCAAAAGGTTCCACCATACTGGAAGCCGCACGGCTGGCACAGATTGAGATCCCGACCCTCTGTTTCTTAAAAGAGATCAATGAGATTGCTGCCTGCCGCATGTGCGTGGTGGAAGTCAAGGGCGCCAGAAGCCTGGTCGCTTCCTGTGTCTATCCGATTAACGAGAACATGGAAGTATGGACCAATACCCCCAAGGTACTGGATTCCCGCAGAAAGACCCTGCAGCTTCTCTTATCCAATCACGACCGCAAGTGCTTATCCTGTGTCCGCAGCGGCAACTGTGAGCTTCAGCAGATGGCCAAAGAGCTTGGCGTGGAGGATGAAGCATACTATGACGGCGAGCGCACCCCATCCTGTGTGGATGACAGCGCTGTCCATATGATCCGTGACAACAGCAAATGTATCCTGTGCCGCCGCTGCGTTGCAGTCTGCGAGAAAATACAGGGTATCGGCGTGATTGGCGCCAATGAACGTGGATTTGAAACTTCCATTGGTTCCGCATTTAACATGGGCTTAGGTGAGACCAGCTGCGTATCCTGCGGACAGTGTATCGCAGTTTGCCCGACTGGCGCTCTCCAGGAGAAGTCCCAGGTTGATGAAGTCCTTGCCGCGATCGCAGACCCGAAGAAGCATGTGATCGTGCAGACCGCTCCGGCTGTCCGCGCAGGTCTCGGCGAGGAGTTTGGCTATCCGATCGGCACCAATGTGGAAGGCAAGATGGCCGCCGCGCTGCGCCGGATCGGATTTGACAAGGTATTTGACACAAACTTCAGCGCGGATTTAACCATCATGGAGGAGGCTCACGAGTTCTTGGACCGCGTCCAGAACGGCGGTGTACTGCCGATGATCACCTCCTGTTCCCCGGGATGGATCAAATACTGTGAGCATTATTTCCCGGATATGACCGAGAACCTGTCCAGCTGTAAGTCTCCGCAGCAGATGTTTGGCGCAATCGCCAAATCCTACTATGCAGAGAAGGAAGGCTTAAACCCGGAGGATATCGTTTCTGTATCCATCATGCCCTGTACCGCCAAGAAGTTTGAGGTGCAGCGCCCGGATCAGGCAGCAAACGGGGTTCCGGATGTGGACTACTCCCTGACCACCAGAGAGCTGGCCCGTATGATCCGCAAGGTTGGCCTCAAGTTCCAGAACCTCCCGGATGAGGGCTTCGACGCTCCTCTGGGCCTGGGTACCGGCGCAGCCGTGATCTTCGGCGCTACCGGCGGTGTTATGGAAGCTGCCCTGCGTACCGCAGTAGAGACCCTGACCGGTGAAGAACTGGCAAACTTAGACTTTACCGACGTCCGCGGTATCGCAGGCATCAAGGAAGCCACCTACCCGGTAGCCGGTCTGGATGTAAAGGTTGCTGTGGCCTCAGGCCTGGGCAACGCCAGAAAACTGCTTGAGAAAGTAAAAGCCGGCGAAGCCGACTACCACTTCATCGAGATCATGGGCTGTCCTGGCGGATGTGTCAACGGCGGCGGCCAGCCGCAGCAGCCGGGCTACGTGCGCAACACCGTAGATATCCGGGCTATGCGTGCAAAGGTGCTGTATGATGCAGATAAAGATAACCCGATCCGCAAGTCCCACGAGAACCCGGCGATCAAGGAGCTGTACGCTACCTATCTGGGCGAACCTGGAAGCGAGAAGGCGCATCACCTGCTGCATACAACTTATGTGAAGAGGAAGATCAACAATAACTAA
- a CDS encoding aminotransferase class I/II-fold pyridoxal phosphate-dependent enzyme has translation MKYDFTTIMDRRGRDAIAVDLLGSKKGAAPDAPKDGFDPIPMWVADMNFATVPTVQEEMIRRAGHPAFGYFDPSEEYYDSIIRWQETRNGVTGLTAECIGYENGVLGGVVSAVEAFSAPGDAILLHSPTYIGFTGSIGNAGRKIIHSGLVQDADGIWRMDYADMDAKIKANKIHLAVFCSPHNPCGRVWERWEIERAMEVYRDNDCVVISDEIWSDILLNGSRHITTQSVSEDAKNRTIALYAPSKTFNLAGLIGAYHVIYNPYLRDRVTAQSSKSHYNQMNVMSMHALIGAYRPEGYEWVDELCQVLSCNVNFACDYIADHFPEVRVTKPQGTYMLFLDCTEWCKAHGKTLDELLKAGWDVGVAWQDGRPFHGACSIRVNLALPLARVKEAFERLERYVFRV, from the coding sequence ATGAAGTACGATTTTACAACCATTATGGACCGCAGAGGACGGGATGCGATCGCGGTAGACCTGCTGGGAAGCAAAAAGGGGGCGGCCCCGGACGCTCCGAAGGATGGTTTTGACCCGATCCCCATGTGGGTGGCAGATATGAATTTTGCCACGGTACCGACGGTGCAGGAGGAGATGATCCGGCGGGCCGGACATCCGGCATTCGGTTACTTTGACCCGTCAGAAGAGTACTATGATTCCATCATCCGCTGGCAGGAGACGCGGAATGGAGTGACAGGTCTGACGGCGGAATGCATTGGCTATGAGAACGGAGTGCTGGGAGGCGTGGTGTCTGCGGTGGAGGCCTTTTCTGCCCCTGGCGATGCCATTTTACTGCACAGCCCTACCTATATTGGTTTTACCGGGAGCATCGGCAATGCCGGAAGAAAGATTATCCACTCGGGGCTGGTCCAGGATGCGGACGGTATCTGGCGGATGGACTATGCCGACATGGATGCGAAGATAAAGGCCAATAAGATCCATCTGGCGGTATTCTGCAGCCCTCACAACCCATGCGGGCGCGTGTGGGAGCGGTGGGAGATCGAGCGCGCGATGGAGGTTTACAGGGACAATGACTGCGTGGTCATTTCCGATGAGATCTGGTCGGATATCCTGTTAAACGGCAGCCGTCATATCACGACCCAGTCTGTCAGCGAGGACGCTAAAAACAGGACCATTGCCCTGTATGCGCCATCCAAGACCTTTAACCTGGCCGGGCTGATCGGGGCATATCATGTCATTTACAATCCATATCTCCGCGACCGGGTGACGGCGCAGAGCAGTAAGTCCCACTATAATCAGATGAACGTCATGAGCATGCATGCCCTGATCGGTGCTTACCGCCCGGAGGGATATGAGTGGGTGGACGAGCTCTGCCAGGTTTTAAGCTGCAATGTCAATTTCGCCTGTGACTATATAGCGGATCATTTCCCGGAGGTCCGGGTGACAAAGCCACAGGGGACCTATATGCTGTTTTTGGACTGCACAGAGTGGTGCAAAGCCCATGGAAAGACCCTGGATGAGCTGTTGAAAGCCGGCTGGGATGTGGGTGTTGCCTGGCAGGACGGAAGACCCTTCCACGGCGCATGTTCCATCCGTGTGAACCTGGCGCTGCCTCTTGCGCGGGTGAAAGAGGCGTTTGAGAGGCTGGAGAGGTATGTGTTTAGAGTATAA